A DNA window from Gemmatimonadota bacterium contains the following coding sequences:
- the rpsU gene encoding 30S ribosomal protein S21 — protein MIEVKLSETDGIEWAIKTFKRKVQKAGILKELKQKRHYLKPSVARALKAQAARRRTRRSKDR, from the coding sequence ATGATTGAAGTGAAATTGAGCGAGACCGACGGGATTGAGTGGGCCATCAAGACCTTCAAGCGTAAGGTCCAGAAGGCTGGGATCCTCAAGGAACTCAAGCAGAAGCGCCACTACCTCAAACCGAGCGTTGCCCGCGCCTTGAAGGCGCAGGCAGCCCGGCGGCGAACTCGGCGCTCGAAAGACCGCTAG
- the rpoC gene encoding DNA-directed RNA polymerase subunit beta' — MIDFRSGREPKSSSFDYIAIRIASPEEIRGPRDPKERERLELQGLRSWWSWGEVTKPETINYRSFKPERDGLFCERIFGPVKDWECHCGKYKRIRYRGVICDRCGVEVTLSKVRRERMGHIELAVPVAHIWFFKTLPSPMGNLLNVTLRELERIIYYSAYVVIESGKQDVEVGQLLDEDEYLNLRMQAREANDTGFRAEIGAPAVRAMLETIDVKRLAEELRASVSTETSQHRKKQMLKRLKIVDAFLYSGENQDSGGNNPTWMIMDVIPVLPPDLRPLVPLDGGRFATSDLNDLYRRVINRNNRLMKLIQHRAPEVILRNEKRMLQEAVDALFDNGRRSKAIRGRGKRPLKSLSDMLKGKQGRFRQNLLGKRVDYSGRSVIVVGPELRLHQCGLPKAMAVELFKPFIINKLVEKGIAETVKRAKKIVEKEGPEVYEILEEIIQDHPVLLNRAPTLHRLGIQAFEPKLVEGKAIRIHPLVCAAFNADFDGDQMAVHVPLSFESQLEARVLMISSNNILKPSDGRPVAEPSQDMVLGSYWLTKFPPGFEEEHRKGAGKLEETKARLWKGAKYFGSIAELEMALLSGAIDYHSPIHFWFVPPREAADHEPRWIRTTVGRVLFNNILPRQTVAELGFRDDVMKKKTLSELVLQSYRRAGLKETVEFLDRLKRFGFDFATIGGVSIGIEDLEVPAEKVSLLDEAQKRVERFQKAYNTGQITFGERYNKVIDAWTHANNDVAEAMISHMRKSRGGFNPVYMMFDSGSRGSRDQIRQLAGMRGLMAKPQKKLTGGIGEIIESPIKSNFREGLSVLEYFISTHGARKGLADTALKTADAGYLTRRLVDVAQDVTITEEDCGTILGLDMAALKEGEDVIESLAERIIGSVAAEDVMDPHQLDEHGDHRVLVASGQLVSEETAAAIEDAGIDKVKIRSVLTCESKRGVCRMCYGRNLATMAMVDMGEAVGILAAQSIGEPGTQLTLRTFHIGGTSARIAEEAERRARSDGIVKYTKGLEWADLGVEYEDGSKAKLRVTLTREDESAEEESKEGIYIVDPKNPTHVLSRYPVPQGAMIQVPEGTVVTKGDNERRATILYTWDPYNDPSIVKQDGTLRWKDLVPGVTLREELDEGTGLRSLVVTADPDRELHPSVLVYVANRKDPQEYTLAEGSRIILGSPTDQVTRAMHLPDEANPWSSKFHVEERPINDAWPSKTKKEAKDRTVFLSAPVAVAKGVTVTKIPRQAYKTRDITGGLPRVAELFEARRPKDPATMSEIDGMVKFGEIKRGKREIFVYPMTKDGVIDEKEPAQVYEVPAGKHLRVHEGDRVRAGDRLTEGPVNPHEILLIKGPRAVQEYLLNEIQEVYRLQGVRIADKHCGVIVKQMLQKVRVTDPGDTSFLEAEAVDKLSFREENERTVRRKLAPATAEPLLLGITKASLTTQSFISAASFQETTRVLTDAAIRGAKDDLRGLKENIIIGHLIPAGTGHYRYVDLDVQAPPGFEPPSPEPEVVPAAVIVEEVEVL; from the coding sequence ATGATTGATTTTCGAAGCGGGCGCGAGCCCAAGAGCTCCAGCTTTGACTATATCGCGATCCGGATCGCCTCCCCCGAGGAGATCCGCGGTCCCCGGGACCCGAAAGAACGGGAGCGGCTCGAACTGCAGGGCCTCCGGTCGTGGTGGTCGTGGGGCGAAGTCACCAAGCCCGAGACCATCAACTACCGGTCGTTCAAGCCGGAACGGGACGGCCTGTTCTGTGAGCGGATCTTCGGCCCGGTCAAGGACTGGGAGTGCCACTGCGGCAAATACAAGCGGATTCGCTATCGCGGAGTGATCTGCGACCGCTGCGGTGTCGAGGTGACCCTTTCCAAAGTCCGCCGCGAGCGGATGGGGCACATTGAGTTGGCCGTGCCGGTGGCGCACATTTGGTTCTTCAAGACGCTGCCGAGCCCGATGGGCAACTTGCTCAACGTGACCCTGCGAGAGCTCGAGCGGATCATCTACTACTCGGCCTACGTGGTCATCGAGTCCGGCAAGCAGGACGTCGAAGTCGGCCAGTTGCTGGACGAAGACGAGTATCTGAACCTCCGGATGCAGGCCCGGGAAGCCAACGATACCGGCTTCCGGGCCGAAATCGGTGCTCCGGCGGTGCGGGCCATGCTGGAGACCATCGACGTCAAGCGCCTGGCGGAGGAGCTTCGCGCCTCGGTTTCGACCGAGACGAGCCAGCATCGCAAGAAGCAGATGCTGAAGCGGCTCAAGATCGTCGACGCCTTCTTGTATTCGGGCGAAAACCAGGACTCGGGCGGCAATAACCCGACCTGGATGATCATGGACGTGATCCCGGTACTCCCGCCGGATCTGCGTCCCCTGGTCCCGCTCGATGGCGGTCGGTTCGCCACCTCGGACCTGAACGACCTCTACCGCCGGGTCATCAACCGGAACAACCGGCTGATGAAGCTCATTCAGCATCGTGCGCCCGAGGTCATCCTCCGGAACGAAAAGCGGATGTTGCAAGAGGCCGTCGACGCTTTGTTCGACAACGGCCGGCGTTCTAAGGCCATTCGCGGCCGCGGCAAGCGCCCGTTGAAGTCGTTGTCCGACATGCTGAAGGGTAAGCAGGGCCGGTTCCGGCAGAACTTGCTCGGCAAGCGGGTCGACTACTCCGGCCGGTCGGTCATTGTCGTCGGGCCGGAACTTCGGCTTCACCAGTGCGGTCTGCCCAAGGCCATGGCCGTTGAGCTCTTCAAGCCGTTCATCATCAACAAACTGGTCGAAAAAGGCATTGCCGAGACGGTCAAACGGGCCAAGAAGATCGTCGAGAAGGAGGGCCCTGAGGTCTACGAGATTCTGGAAGAGATCATTCAAGATCATCCAGTGCTCTTGAACCGCGCCCCGACGCTCCACCGACTCGGGATCCAGGCGTTCGAGCCCAAGCTGGTCGAGGGCAAGGCCATCCGGATTCACCCGTTGGTCTGCGCCGCGTTCAACGCCGACTTCGACGGCGACCAGATGGCGGTCCACGTGCCGCTGTCGTTCGAGTCGCAGCTCGAAGCGCGGGTGCTGATGATTTCGTCGAACAACATCCTTAAGCCGTCCGATGGTCGGCCGGTGGCCGAGCCGTCGCAAGACATGGTGCTGGGTTCCTATTGGCTCACCAAGTTCCCTCCGGGGTTCGAAGAGGAGCATCGGAAGGGAGCCGGGAAGCTCGAGGAAACCAAGGCCCGGCTGTGGAAAGGCGCCAAGTACTTCGGCTCGATCGCCGAGTTGGAAATGGCTTTGCTGTCCGGGGCCATCGACTACCATAGCCCGATCCACTTCTGGTTCGTGCCTCCGCGCGAGGCGGCCGACCACGAACCGCGGTGGATTCGCACCACGGTTGGCCGGGTGCTATTCAATAACATCCTGCCCCGGCAGACCGTGGCGGAACTCGGGTTCCGCGACGACGTGATGAAGAAGAAGACGCTCTCGGAATTGGTGCTGCAGAGCTACCGCCGGGCCGGTCTCAAGGAGACGGTCGAGTTCCTCGACCGCCTCAAGCGTTTCGGGTTCGATTTCGCCACGATCGGCGGCGTATCGATCGGTATCGAGGATCTCGAGGTCCCGGCTGAAAAGGTCAGCCTGCTCGATGAAGCGCAGAAGCGGGTGGAGCGGTTCCAGAAGGCGTACAACACGGGTCAAATCACCTTCGGCGAGCGGTACAATAAGGTGATCGACGCCTGGACCCACGCGAACAACGACGTGGCCGAGGCGATGATCTCGCATATGCGGAAGAGCCGGGGCGGCTTCAACCCGGTATACATGATGTTCGATTCCGGCTCGCGCGGTAGCCGCGACCAGATCCGGCAGTTGGCCGGGATGCGCGGGCTGATGGCCAAGCCGCAAAAGAAGCTGACCGGCGGCATCGGCGAAATCATCGAGAGCCCGATCAAATCGAACTTCCGCGAGGGCCTCTCGGTGCTCGAATACTTCATCTCGACCCACGGAGCCCGGAAGGGTCTCGCGGACACCGCGTTGAAGACGGCCGACGCTGGATACTTGACTCGGCGGTTGGTCGACGTGGCCCAGGATGTCACGATCACCGAGGAGGATTGCGGCACGATCCTCGGCCTCGACATGGCGGCCCTCAAGGAGGGCGAGGACGTCATTGAGTCACTCGCCGAGCGGATCATCGGCAGTGTAGCCGCCGAAGATGTCATGGATCCGCACCAGCTCGACGAGCATGGCGACCATCGGGTGTTGGTGGCGTCGGGACAATTGGTTTCTGAGGAGACCGCAGCGGCCATCGAGGACGCCGGGATCGATAAGGTAAAGATCCGGTCCGTCCTGACCTGTGAATCCAAGCGTGGTGTCTGCCGGATGTGTTATGGCCGGAACCTGGCCACCATGGCCATGGTCGACATGGGCGAGGCCGTTGGCATCTTGGCCGCCCAGTCCATCGGCGAGCCGGGTACCCAGTTGACGCTCCGGACGTTCCACATCGGCGGTACCTCGGCCCGGATCGCCGAAGAAGCCGAGCGGCGGGCGCGGTCGGACGGTATCGTCAAGTACACCAAGGGGCTCGAGTGGGCCGACTTGGGTGTCGAGTACGAAGACGGAAGTAAGGCCAAGCTTCGGGTCACGCTCACCCGTGAGGACGAGTCGGCTGAGGAAGAGAGCAAGGAAGGGATCTACATCGTCGATCCGAAGAATCCGACGCATGTGTTGTCCCGGTATCCGGTGCCGCAGGGCGCCATGATTCAGGTTCCGGAAGGCACCGTCGTTACCAAGGGCGACAACGAGCGGCGGGCCACGATCCTCTACACCTGGGATCCGTACAACGATCCGAGCATCGTCAAGCAGGACGGGACGTTGCGGTGGAAGGACCTGGTCCCTGGCGTCACCCTTCGTGAGGAGCTCGACGAAGGTACCGGGCTCCGGTCGCTGGTGGTGACCGCCGATCCGGACCGGGAGCTCCATCCCTCGGTGCTGGTCTACGTGGCCAACCGGAAGGACCCGCAGGAATACACGCTGGCCGAGGGCTCGCGCATCATCCTCGGCTCGCCCACGGACCAGGTCACTCGGGCCATGCATCTGCCCGACGAGGCCAACCCGTGGTCGAGCAAGTTCCACGTCGAAGAGCGGCCGATCAACGATGCCTGGCCCTCGAAGACGAAGAAGGAAGCCAAGGACCGCACGGTATTCCTGTCCGCTCCAGTGGCGGTGGCCAAGGGCGTCACGGTCACCAAGATCCCGCGGCAGGCCTACAAGACGCGCGACATCACCGGCGGCTTGCCGCGGGTGGCGGAACTGTTCGAGGCTCGACGGCCGAAGGATCCGGCGACGATGTCGGAAATCGACGGCATGGTCAAGTTCGGCGAGATCAAGCGGGGCAAGCGCGAGATCTTCGTGTATCCGATGACCAAGGACGGGGTCATTGACGAGAAGGAGCCGGCGCAGGTGTATGAAGTGCCTGCCGGCAAGCACCTTCGGGTCCACGAGGGCGACCGCGTTCGGGCCGGCGACCGTTTGACCGAAGGCCCGGTCAACCCTCACGAGATCCTGCTCATCAAGGGACCGCGCGCGGTGCAGGAGTACCTGCTGAACGAGATTCAAGAAGTGTATCGGTTGCAGGGCGTGCGGATCGCGGACAAGCACTGCGGTGTCATTGTCAAGCAGATGCTCCAGAAGGTGCGGGTCACCGATCCGGGCGACACCAGCTTCTTGGAGGCCGAGGCGGTCGACAAGTTGAGTTTCCGAGAGGAAAACGAGCGGACGGTCCGGCGGAAGCTGGCGCCGGCCACCGCCGAGCCGTTGCTGCTCGGGATCACCAAGGCGAGTTTGACGACCCAGTCGTTCATCTCGGCGGCGAGCTTCCAGGAAACCACCCGGGTGCTCACCGACGCGGCGATTCGGGGGGCCAAGGACGATCTCCGCGGGCTGAAGGAAAACATCATCATCGGTCACTTGATCCCTGCGGGCACCGGTCATTACCGGTACGTCGATCTGGACGTCCAGGCGCCCCCCGGATTCGAGCCGCCGTCGCCGGAGCCGGAAGTGGTACCAGCCGCGGTGATCGTGGAAGAGGTCGAGGTTCTGTAG
- a CDS encoding cold-shock protein — MRTTGTVKWFNETKGFGFITPENGQKDCFVHHSAIKAQGFRTLAEGERVEFDVVQGAKGPAAENVVRLSA; from the coding sequence ATGCGTACGACCGGCACGGTGAAGTGGTTCAACGAGACCAAGGGCTTTGGCTTCATCACCCCCGAAAACGGACAGAAGGATTGCTTCGTCCATCACTCGGCCATCAAGGCACAGGGTTTCCGGACCCTCGCTGAGGGCGAACGGGTTGAGTTCGACGTCGTCCAGGGCGCCAAGGGCCCGGCGGCGGAGAACGTGGTTCGCCTCAGCGCCTAA